One Glycine max cultivar Williams 82 chromosome 1, Glycine_max_v4.0, whole genome shotgun sequence genomic window, TAAAACGAAAAAGTAAGAAGagaatcaaacatggccttgctttcttttattttcaaattcggaggtgttttttcaatatttaaacACTTGTCTTGTGGCTTGTGTAGTTTAATGAACTTTTCTATAATCTGGTCTAATAACAACATGGTTTTGTGccttaattatgaaatttgttTCCCTAATGTTATATCAGATTGAATTGGAAGATCCGTTGGAAAATGTTGGAGTTAAATTGGTGAGACAAGCTGGTGCTAAAACCAACGACCAAGCTGGTGATGGCTCAACTACATCTGTTGTTCTTGCTCATGGCTTAATCAGAGAGGGGGCAAAGGTAAATATAATAAGCTGAACACGAGTATCCTATTACATCAATCAGAACGAAATGATTAGATAAATGGATGTTAGCATATATGATTACGAAGGTTTATACGAAAAATTAACATGTataactatattaaaaaattctctGTATTTCAAATTTGCAAATGAAGATTGGAAAACATTAGCTTTCGGTTAATGTTTTTGTCACTATGTCAATGGCTTTAAAAGGGGTTTCTTAAATTTGCGCTCTTATCCGCtcctttctttttccattgTAGGTTATTGCAGCTGGAATGAATCCTGTTCAAATTGCTCGTGGCATTGAGAAGACAGCAACAGCGCTTGTTTCTGAACTCAGATTGATGTCAAGAGAAGTAAGTTCTActcattagtttttttaaaaaagaaaaacacctggattattgaaaattttgagaatCACAATGAAAATTATCTGGCTGCAGATGTTGATTTAATTGTGCTTTTTTCTGCCTGCCAATTGTTGCTTATAGTTGGAAACTGGAAAATCTTGCTGAATTCAACAACATTGGCTGCACTTGTAGGTTGAGGATCATGAGCTTGCAGATGTTGCTGCAGTCAGTGCTGGGAATGATTATTCAGTTGGAAACATGATTTCCGAGGCTCTGCACCAAGTAGGCAGAAGCGGAGTAGTGACAATTGAAACCGGAAGGAGTACCGAGAATAGTCTTGAGATTGTGGAAGGAATGCAATTTGATCGCGGATATCTGTCCCCATACTTTGTCAACAATAGAAGAAAGATGACAGTTGAACTCCACAACTGCAAGGTATGGCAAGTAGGGGCATTTGGACTTTGGAAGAACTTGTACAGaatttatttgagtttataAAAGTGCTTATGGTTATGACCTTTTGTTTAAGTATTAAGCTTGATTCAACAAGCTTCATGGTTGAGCTAATGATATCAGCTCCAATGTAATAAACTTAGGTGTTGTGTGGATACTTTTTCCGTAAGCACTTCCATGAGAAGAgaataagaaggtaaaatgaattgagtTTCTCTCACAAATTGAAATGAACTTATGCTCTTTAACTTAATAGAAGCCCTCTCCTTTAACTTCTCTAAATGTTGATGtgataagttgattttagcttatgaAGTTCTGttcattttaccttcttattttcttctcatatAAGTATTTATGGAGAAGTTTGTCCAAACCAGACCTTACGAGATAAACACTTAAACTCTTTAGTAAAGGGAATCAGGTATATAAAAGCCTTACCTAAGTTCTATTAAATAGATGGTGTATAATTCTTTGGTTGCAGTTGCTTTTGGTCGACAAGAAAATCACAAAAACAAAGGAGTTGATCAACATATTGAACAATTCTGCGAAAGAAAAATATCCAGTTTTGATAGTTGCAGAGGGCATTGAGCAAGAAGCTCTAGCTCCagtcattaaaaataaacttcGGGGTGCTCTTAAGGTAGCTGCCATTAAGGCTCCTGCCTTCGGTGAACGCAAGACCCATTACTTGGAAGATATTGCCATCTTGACTGGAGGTAGAAGATCAAACACTCAAATTTAGAAGCCTAAATATTCTGTTTGCTGATATGTTAATACaactagaaagaaaaatttctatcAGGAGTGAATGACTGAAGTTGCTAAGAATATGTACTTAAATGACTTGTACCTTAAGTATATGACTCACTGAAATGTCAGATTAAGTCAAATTAATTGATGCCTATGCTTGTCCTCAATGACAAAGATAGCATGAAAATTAGCTgttaacaacttaaaaagagaCATATAACTGAAGCATTAACTTCCATTTGCTTCAATATGTTAGAATGCTGAGTGGAAGAAAGCATCAATAGTTTCTATATACAGTCTTCAAGTTTTAGTTCATTCTCTAATAATCTTTACACTTTTACATTCTTTGCTCTTCCTATGTTTTTCAGGTACTGTAATCAGAGAAGATATGGGTTTCAACCTAGAAAAGGCTCACAAGAATGATCTGGGTTCTGCTACTAAGGTTGTCATAACAAAGAATTCTACCTTAATAGTTACTGATGGGAGTACTCGAGAAGCTGTTGAGAAGAGGGTTTGCCAACTTAGGAGGCTTGTTGAGGTGAATACACAGAACTTTGAAGATCCTCACTTCTCACACTTGACCAGTGTTAAGTTTTAAAAGTAACATGATGCATGTTTAACATATCCTGGGATTACCTACACATCTATTTCACATTTTGCAGAATACAGTggaaaatttccaaaaaaagaTATTGAATGAAAGGATAGCAAGATTATCTGGGGGCATTGCCATTCTTCAGGTACTATgagtttcattttatttgtcatGTGACAATCTGTAATTTAAGAATTCTGTTTCCATTTAAGATAGTTTATTTTCAGCAACTGAAATCTAAATCATAGGTAGGAGCACAAACACAGGTAGAACTGAAGGATAAACAGTTAAGAATAGAAGATGCTCTAAATGCAACAAAggtatttctttttccttagcTCTAACAAGATGATTTGCTGTAATTTAAATGGCTAAGATTCTTAGAACAAGGCAGGCCGCAATCGAGGAAGGTGTAGTAGTTGGTGGTGGCTGTTGCCTTTTAAGACTATCCCAAAAGGTGGATGGCATAAAAAAACTCCTGGAAAATGAAGAACAACAGGTAATTATCTGTTCCATACTACTAAGTTTTCCTTTATCGTGTTTGaagtttataattataactaagCTCTTATTAGTTATCTTACAATCTATTGCAAGCATTCATTTTGTGCTGTGCCTTTTTATTGACTGTTCaagatatgaaaattttatctgTAATATTATCTGTAGATTGGAGCTGAAATCTTCAGGAGAGCATTGAGCTATCCTACAAGAATGATAGCAAAGAATGCTGGTGTAAATGGCAATGTCATCATAGATAAGGTCCTGATCCTGTTGAGAAACTGTTTCTGTAACTGTAAGAGATTGATTACCAACTAGATATTTGGATCTTGTGCAGAGTTTAGTTAATTCAACTCATCAACAACTattcaattaaaatacatgCTTGAGGCCCCTTATTTCATGCAGGTTTTATCAGACGATAACCTGAATTTTGGTTACAATGCTGCTAGAGACTGTTATGAGGATCTCATGAAGGCTGGGATCATGGATCCAACTaaggtatgaccatttgaatgcCTTTTACATAAGGGAAAACAATAAGTAAATTTTCTCAAACTAGTTATTCACTGTAAGCATTTACTGATAATATATTACTAAATATCCAAAATCTGTATGCCAAAATAAATATCTGATGCTGTTGATTTGTTCAAGCCAGAGATCTTATGATTTTCAATTGAACAAAACTTGGATACAGTTTCTTAAGTGTTATTTTTGTGTTCTCCAATCAAAATTGGAGTTTCACCTTAATAATCCATGTAATAAAGGTCACAATATATTACCAAGGTGAAACTTCAATGCTGATTGAAGAATAACATAAAAGAAACCTAAAGAACTGTAAGTTTTTTGTAGTGATTTAACACCATCAAAATGTCAAATGGCATTGTGTGATCTATATAGCATACCTCAGATAAAGTTGTGTTGttcttattgttgttgtttaacACCCTCACAAAAATTTTGTAGCAGTTTTACAATCTCAGAAATTTTTTTCTGTTGCTAGCACCAAAattcaaaacttaaatttttgtgTACAGGTGTCGGGTAGGGACTAAAACTTACAATTTTCTCGTATAGAgactaaaacttaaaatgagAACAACTATAGGggtcaagtaaataatttaaccaatgaacaacaaaaTGGAATAAAAACAGGAATGCAAATTGGTACTAGTATAAAATATGAAGGAGCACCTGCCAATTTTGCAGTGGAGGTGCATTTTAAGGTTTTGCACAAGATGACCAATTCTATTATCTTGAAAAATTGCTGCAGGTAGTTAGGTGTTGTATAGAGCATTCAGCTTCTGTGGCCAAGGCATTTCTAACATCTAGTGCGGTTGTGGTTGAGCGCAAGGAATTAAAGCCCATACCAATACCACGAAGAAAGCCCATGCCCACCTCAGGTAATGAATTAGATTCATTACCAATACCACGTAGAAAGCCCATGCCCATGCCCATGCCCATGGCTACACCAGGTAATAAAATCTTGCTATGTCAAAAGGTTAACTCATTCATTTGATTGTGTTTAGTTGCTCTCCTACCATGTTTTCGCCTTATAGGAATGACAGTGTTCAATTTTGGTTACTCAGGTTTAGGACCAATGggcttttaaaaaggaaatttgTACAGTTCAATTCAGCTTTTTGTTCAAGGGTTCAGTGTGATCAATCAAGAAGCACTAGAAATTCACATACGTATACTTTGTATAGATGGTGGCATTGATCTATCCTAGGAACCACAAATGAAGTGaatcaaaaattcaaaatgaaactgTATGTGACTAAGTGAAGCCGTGAAGGACAAGGGGAAGCACTGAACATGTATGCAGTGGAAGGAAATTTTTTGTCACATTCAGACAGTGACTACAGTGTcctattcattttatttttggtacagATGgtggatattaaaaaaaaatcttttaattgttGGAGGGAATGTAAAACTTGTCATCCTATGTTAAAGTGTATTACATATAAAGCAATTTAAAGGAATTATGAATCACATCAGTTTATAAATCTAATACATTTTGGGGTCTTCATCTTTTAAGTATTTCTTCATTCTAAAGGGCGAATAGAGAAAAAAGAGGTTCCGAGTTTGAATCTTCcactaataaatgataaaaaaaattaaatattttgatgcaATGCTTCTTTAACTTCTAAAACTATTTCTACATGTTAGTTGCCCATTAATGGATTCAAAAGATAAATGTTGGTTTTTAAACAGGGTTATTATATTAGGATATCCGCAAATTCTAAATATTCTATCaacatttctaattttattttatccctcTTTCCTTATCATATTACATCACtaatcaaatcaattaattatcTTTTCCCTCTCCCTATCTCTCTTAAGTTGTATACTCATAAGAGGTGTTCAACAAATATTTtccttataaatatatatgttgttaATAGTGTTAGTTTCTCAAATTATTGGATATTATTAGTCtctcaaattaaaaaagaaatagtaaataaattactgaaattaaaatttatttgtcacATTAAAATTCCTTTTGGAACACACTTCATATTAGTTCATAAAAAGCAAGGGTGTTCAAAAGGGAACCAAGTTGTTTGTAACAGTtaaatgttaacaaaaataaaaaatcactttaaccTAAAACCACAACAATCAATAATCTAGAAAAATCACACTTTTTGCCGTTTGGTTTGACTTTGAAATCTTATTatcaaaacccaacaaaactgcATAGATGTTTCACATTATGTAgctaatgttattttaaatttatgatgatTATAGCATGTGATTTATAATCTACTTCTTTCTGTAATAAGCTTCTAATATGATTTTtgttgtaataattaataataagcattgaataatttattatattttttttctttataatcaagatgcatatttaattttcaaatattaaaaaaggatATACCAATAtgttcaaaaataatattaaatattaaatgatgtacaaattattaaagtatgttacaaaaataattgataatattattttataataatgctaaatagaagtaaaaataacagtttaaaactaaaatatgttaaataaaattcaataaagaatacattttatttttagaataatataatataataattatataagtttagttaataaattttaaattatgataatagattaaaaatcacaaaatcaaattaaacaaaatcataaaaaattaatttaacttgattcggatttaatattatatttaaattaaattaatcatatttttattttatatttgattcaaACAACTTTTTATCTAGTAATCAAACCAAATCATTGTGTGataatcctaataaaaagagacgcgatgtgagaaaaaaaagtcaaaacttACTGTTAAAATGGTTGACcttcaaatcttaaaaaaataattaaaaaaatggtctaataatttatttaatagatccttttaacattatattatagAAGGCACGTGGTTTATTACTAAAATTttctaaaccaaaaaaatcaaacggAAGTCCAAAGTAAAAAAAGCAAGAATAAAAGGATGAAAAttggttgtaaaaaaaaaacagaaaaaggatgaaaatactaattttatttatttaaaaaggtaGTATTAACGAAATTAGGATTgacttatttgatttattttctaattttcgcACGAGAATTCACATTCACTCATTGGGACGAGGGGTGGACCGAGAAAACACAATCGAGAAAACTCCGATGTCTCTGTCTCCTCGCGTTCCCTCTGTTTCGATTCTGTCACCACCGTTCAGAGACATCCACGTTCTCATCTGTTTCTGAATCTCTTCTTAGTCGATACACTCCCTCCCAATCTCACCTGAATAAGAAGAACATG contains:
- the LOC100796464 gene encoding ruBisCO large subunit-binding protein subunit beta, chloroplastic isoform X1, whose amino-acid sequence is MACSSFTFANPSSIPRPRNSLLSSSLSPRAMAKELYFNHDGSAMKKLLAGVDMVAELLGVTLGPKGRNVVLPNKYGPPKIVNDGETVLKEIELEDPLENVGVKLVRQAGAKTNDQAGDGSTTSVVLAHGLIREGAKVIAAGMNPVQIARGIEKTATALVSELRLMSREVEDHELADVAAVSAGNDYSVGNMISEALHQVGRSGVVTIETGRSTENSLEIVEGMQFDRGYLSPYFVNNRRKMTVELHNCKLLLVDKKITKTKELINILNNSAKEKYPVLIVAEGIEQEALAPVIKNKLRGALKVAAIKAPAFGERKTHYLEDIAILTGGTVIREDMGFNLEKAHKNDLGSATKVVITKNSTLIVTDGSTREAVEKRVCQLRRLVENTVENFQKKILNERIARLSGGIAILQVGAQTQVELKDKQLRIEDALNATKAAIEEGVVVGGGCCLLRLSQKVDGIKKLLENEEQQIGAEIFRRALSYPTRMIAKNAGVNGNVIIDKVLSDDNLNFGYNAARDCYEDLMKAGIMDPTKVVRCCIEHSASVAKAFLTSSAVVVERKELKPIPIPRRKPMPTSGNELDSLPIPRRKPMPMPMPMATPGLGPMGF
- the LOC100796464 gene encoding chaperonin 60 subunit beta 4, chloroplastic isoform X2 gives rise to the protein MACSSFTFANPSSIPRPRNSLLSSSLSPRAMAKELYFNHDGSAMKKLLAGVDMVAELLGVTLGPKGRNVVLPNKYGPPKIVNDGETVLKEIELEDPLENVGVKLVRQAGAKTNDQAGDGSTTSVVLAHGLIREGAKVIAAGMNPVQIARGIEKTATALVSELRLMSREVEDHELADVAAVSAGNDYSVGNMISEALHQVGRSGVVTIETGRSTENSLEIVEGMQFDRGYLSPYFVNNRRKMTVELHNCKLLLVDKKITKTKELINILNNSAKEKYPVLIVAEGIEQEALAPVIKNKLRGALKVAAIKAPAFGERKTHYLEDIAILTGGTVIREDMGFNLEKAHKNDLGSATKVVITKNSTLIVTDGSTREAVEKRVCQLRRLVENTVENFQKKILNERIARLSGGIAILQILRTRQAAIEEGVVVGGGCCLLRLSQKVDGIKKLLENEEQQIGAEIFRRALSYPTRMIAKNAGVNGNVIIDKVLSDDNLNFGYNAARDCYEDLMKAGIMDPTKVVRCCIEHSASVAKAFLTSSAVVVERKELKPIPIPRRKPMPTSGNELDSLPIPRRKPMPMPMPMATPGLGPMGF